CGGCCGGTGGAAAGCCCCTGCAGTTGAAGCTCGGCAGCTGGTGCAATCTGCGACTGTTGTGGCAGAGCACTCCCCTGCTCAAGGCTTTCTCGCAGGCGCGCGCAAAGAACAAAGCGCAACCACTGCGGCAGGGTCATGGTATCGATACAGAAGGGTTCCGAACTTTCAAAGGCTTCTTCGGGCGGCGGCTCCTGTTTCCATAGATCGCCGGCCCGCATCGAAGACTCAAGTCGCTCGAGTGCCACGGCAAGCTGTTGATGCTGAGTCATGTTATCTCCTGAAAATCCGTTATCCGATGCCTGAATACGAACTGGTGAAGCGTCCATACACAATAATGCACAGAAAGGCTGAACGAGGCTGTGAACAAGTTTGGGATATCCTTCGCCAGCGCTGATAACACCCGGGCTGTCACAGGACGGTCAAAATCTGACCAGCACCTTATCAGTGGCTGGAAAGCCTGAAGACGACACGTTACATTGCCTGCCCTGTCGACAGAAGACGAAGGGTTCAAGTGAGTGTACCACTGACGCTCGATGCGCTATTTACCCGCACCGGGCAACCACCAGGCTACTATCATGCGGGGCGCCGGGTCATACCCTGCGCTCGGTCACACATGCAGGCTTTTGAAGCGCAGGAGCTGGCCTGGGAGGCCCCCTGGCAGGGGCATGCCCGGCTGGCAATCGTTTTTCCAGGTGTCCGTCATGGCGACCCCAATCTCTGGTGCCTTGGCCTGCCGCTGGATGAACAGGGCATGTTGCAGCCAGGGCCACGCGATGCCCTCATCGAGCGCCTGCTGCACTCCATGAATGCGCCAGACCGCGCCGAGAAGGAGGATCTGACGAGTGAGCCATTGGCCTTTCAGCCGGACACTCTGACCCTGGCCATGCTGCATGCTCGCATCACCCACGATCTGGCACTGCCTGCCAGCAGCTGGTGGCAGCCTGCCCATGAGGCACTGACCATTGCCGATACCGGCCGACACTGGTCCACACTGGGACTACAGGGTGTCGCGGATACCGTGGTACGCCGAACCCGAGAGGAGGAAATGCAGATCGCCGAGCGTCTGCCGCACTTGTCGGTCGAGGCGCTGCACGCACTCTGCTACTGTTTGGAACATGCGCCACCGGCAACCGATGCGCTCGTGACGGCCCTCTGGCTCCGCAGTCAGGCGGAGATCGAGGCAACGGCCTCTTTCCGAGCCTGTCAGCGTGCTGGAATCAGCAGTGAGCTGCCCGACGCCGCCAAATGGGTCGATACTCTGCTGCGTCATGAGCCGGATGACGAGACGCTGGCGGTTATTGCAGCACGCGGCTGGTCTCATCTGGAACATGAAGAACGGCTGAAGCTGTTTCTGGATCACCTGGCCAGGCGTCCATCTGCCAGCTTTCGAGCCCTGATCAGCGATCTTGCTCTGATCCCGCGACTCAGGTTGCCGGTACTGATGCTGATGCGACAGGCCGATCGGGATACACCGCTGGCCCATCAGGTCAGAATGATGCTTGGGAAAACTGCTTCATGACACCATTGCCCTATGAACCGCGCGCCATCCTGGGGCGCCGCGAGATGGTCGAACTGCCAGAGCTGGCATTACGTCTGGCCTGCAAGATCGATACTGGCGCCCGTACATCGGCGCTGCATGCCGAACGTATCGAGCTGATCGAAGACAATGGCGATCAGTGGGTCGAATTCGACACCTGGACTGGCGATGATGGCAGTGCCAGACGCCGCTTTCGAATGCCCTTTTATGATCGTCGACGCGTACGCAGCTCCAACGGTCATATCACGTGGCGCCATGTGATTCGCACGCCCATGGAACTGGGCGAGATGTGCTGGGACATTGAACTGACACTGGTCGACCGCAGCCGCATGCGGCATCCCATGCTGCTGGGACGACGTGCCATGCGCCGAATGCTGGTCGCACCAGGCGCTTCCTTTCTACACGGCGCGCCCTGAGTCATCAAAGACCGGAAGCGACCTATACGAGGTGTTTTCATGCACATTGCCCTGCTCTCTCGCAACCGCAATCTGTACTCATCGCGTCGCCTTATCGAGGCCGCTGAACAACGCGGGCATACGATACGTGTCGTCAATACCCTGCGCTGCTACATGAATATCGCCTCGCACCGTCCTTCGATTCACTACAAGGGCGAAGAACTGGAAACCTTCGATGCGGTCATTCCACGCATTGGCTCCTCGGTGACCTTTTATGGCTGCGCCGTTTTGCGCCAGTTTGAGATGATGGGCACCTACGTACTCAACGATTCGGTGGGTATCACTCGCTCCCGCGACAAGCTGCGCTCATTGCAACTGCTGTCGCGCAAGGGATTGGGATTACCGGTAACCGGATTTGCCCACTCTCCTGACGATATTCCCGACCTGATCAGAATGGTGGGCGGAGCACCACTGGTAATCAAGTTGCTCGAGGGCACCCAGGGCATCGGCGTGGTGCTGGCAGAAACCGTACAGGCCGCTGAAAGCGTGATACAGGCCTTCATGGGATTACACGCCAATATCATGGTCCAGGAGTATATCCGCGAGGCAAAGGGTGCCGATCTGAGATGTTTCGTGGTGGGAGACAAGGTCGTCGCGGCCATGCGCCGTCAGGCCGCTGAAGGCGAATTTCGCTCCAATCTGCATCGTGGTGGTACGGCACATACCATTCGCATTACTCCCGAAGAGCGCTCAACAGCCATTCGTGCGGCACGCGCCATGGGGTTACAGGTCGCCGGGGTCGATTTGCTGCGCTCCCATCATGGACCGGTCATTATGGAGGTCAACTCATCACCCGGGCTGGAAGGTATTGAAACCACGACCGGTCGTGATGTGGCCGGTCTCATCATTGATCACCTCGAAAAGCATGCGGCACCGGTTCAGAAGGTACCGC
This DNA window, taken from Kushneria phosphatilytica, encodes the following:
- a CDS encoding YqcC family protein, translated to MTQHQQLAVALERLESSMRAGDLWKQEPPPEEAFESSEPFCIDTMTLPQWLRFVLCARLRESLEQGSALPQQSQIAPAAELQLQGLSTGRRLPVLESLHDIDHVLNTGHLREQASS
- the rimK gene encoding 30S ribosomal protein S6--L-glutamate ligase — translated: MHIALLSRNRNLYSSRRLIEAAEQRGHTIRVVNTLRCYMNIASHRPSIHYKGEELETFDAVIPRIGSSVTFYGCAVLRQFEMMGTYVLNDSVGITRSRDKLRSLQLLSRKGLGLPVTGFAHSPDDIPDLIRMVGGAPLVIKLLEGTQGIGVVLAETVQAAESVIQAFMGLHANIMVQEYIREAKGADLRCFVVGDKVVAAMRRQAAEGEFRSNLHRGGTAHTIRITPEERSTAIRAARAMGLQVAGVDLLRSHHGPVIMEVNSSPGLEGIETTTGRDVAGLIIDHLEKHAAPVQKVPPRPRG
- a CDS encoding ATP-dependent zinc protease family protein, whose amino-acid sequence is MTPLPYEPRAILGRREMVELPELALRLACKIDTGARTSALHAERIELIEDNGDQWVEFDTWTGDDGSARRRFRMPFYDRRRVRSSNGHITWRHVIRTPMELGEMCWDIELTLVDRSRMRHPMLLGRRAMRRMLVAPGASFLHGAP
- a CDS encoding DUF3549 family protein — its product is MSVPLTLDALFTRTGQPPGYYHAGRRVIPCARSHMQAFEAQELAWEAPWQGHARLAIVFPGVRHGDPNLWCLGLPLDEQGMLQPGPRDALIERLLHSMNAPDRAEKEDLTSEPLAFQPDTLTLAMLHARITHDLALPASSWWQPAHEALTIADTGRHWSTLGLQGVADTVVRRTREEEMQIAERLPHLSVEALHALCYCLEHAPPATDALVTALWLRSQAEIEATASFRACQRAGISSELPDAAKWVDTLLRHEPDDETLAVIAARGWSHLEHEERLKLFLDHLARRPSASFRALISDLALIPRLRLPVLMLMRQADRDTPLAHQVRMMLGKTAS